ACGTTCAAAACATTAAGTTTTGTGAATGCTTGAATTTCAGTTTATAGCGTCAATaaagataaaagtaaattatatagcgacttttcgatttttttggttttgattGTAACTGATTCATATTATTTCATCGTTGCAGGTATGCCGTGTTCACCAGACGGAATCGTAAGATACCGGTGTTATTACAAGCGAAAGACACGGCTAAAATACGAAATGCTAATCTGGATTCAAGGGgaccgttttattttatttctcatggATTTTTGGAAGGCGGACATAAGCATTGGGTTAGAATTAAATGATATCTatgaatcattaaataaatttcaagctattattatcataaaatgaattaaaaaataaggtatCTTTTTCTGTACAAGAAATTAGATAATGAAAGAATttggagttagtattcgttcatttttatacaggatatataatttaaacaaagaaaatgagatttataaaaagaaaattttacttatttttactgCATGTTATATTCCTAACATTAGGCTTCAATGTGTTTaatgaaaagagtaactacagatctattcactcacgaattaaaaaaaaaataaggaatataaactaatttagattttttgctGACTTCATACGTAGTCGTCTCACGCGCACTAAGGCATCTTGCAATTTTGATTGAATAGATCTATACTGAGTTCTTTCTTGGTTATTTTGGTTTATTCTACATGGTGAAGCAGTggttgctttaaatttaattattaccttaatttaatttgaatatattataatgttggtcatgatcttgtaatataaaaaaaactaaacgttTAATTCTAAATTGTTCTAGATTCAAAATATGGCGGATgcacttttaaatttacaaggAAATAACGCAGCAACCGTAGTTGTAGTCGATTGGCGTAGAGGTTCGCAGCCACCATACGGCCAAGCGGTGGCCAACATCAGACTTGTTGGTGCCATGACCGCTTTTCTTATACATAACATATACGTAAGTAAAAATAACTCCAAAGTACTATAATTACATCTATCGTATCAAGAGTCAATAAGTTTTAGTAGTATATAGTATTCCATCATATTTGTCTTACAACCAATTTTCTACCCGCGTGTTTTTTTCTGTATATTTGACAACGTGTATGAAAAACTTCAGGACGGTCGGTTTATTAGTTAAAACAACTCACATTAACATCACGTTACATTTAAACAACTCACGTATACATTTATaaccaattaatttaatttattttacaggaTGTATTACAGTTATCAGATTtggataattttcattttattggccACTCATTGGGAGCACACTTGGGGGGTTATTGCGGGCATACGTTGCAAAAGGTAAATTATATCTTGCGTATACCTTAAAGAAATAATGACGATACAATGTTTATTGTAAGTTCTAAAATTtgattcaaaattgtttttacttttttcagAAATTTAGTCTTAAATTGGGAAGGATAACGGGCTTAGATCCTGCTGCGCCATACTTTAGTAATACCGTGACTTTAGTGCGCTTAGACAGATCAGATGCTAGCTACGTTGATATCATTCACAGTAATGCCATGCCCTTGTACTTCTCAGGTAagagacaaatatttaaaaattaaataattattaaaaaaaaattacatattttacgtctttaatgtaacttatttatttattaattgttatcgaTATACTTTATCGGTTGGAAAGTAAGAAAAAACGTGTTTGGAACCACTGGAAGATTGATGGCTCATAAAAAATCCTATAAGCCTTAAGTCCACCCGACTTATGGTTAATTAGCCATCTTTTCAATACAATTTGGTGCAGCCATAAACTTACATACAGATAATGTATTAGTTGGGAATTATAAGTAACTTTTAATCAGTAGTTTACCAGCAGACTGAGTTAGCTTAAGTCTAGGACGGCAGATTTGAGAGTTGGTAAATGTAGGgaccaaatttattttgttacgtttcctacgaagtgagttcttacagaatatcacTGCAGTCCCCGCTATctataagatttataattaacaaaaatatgtagGTGTTATTTGTGTATGATAGATTATTGTCTATATTATCTAGTTCTACCTTCATaagattcaataaatataaaaataaatatgtttttttgagctgtcttttttttttaaaactcgtATATCCGTTTCAGGTTTCGGTATATCGGAACCGATCGGTCACGTGGACTTCTACCCGAATGGCGGTTCGATCCAACCGGGCTGCAAGAACGACGCGCCGACCTACCAGGACATGGACAATGACATGTACAAACAAGTCGTCAGATACGTGAGCTGCAACCACGAGAGAAGCTACGAACTGTTCACTGAGAGTGTGGCGCCATCTTGCCCTTTCATGGCAATCCAATGTAAATCATATGAGGTGAGCTACGTAGGCTcggtttattaatatagtattcGTTTAGGGTCAATGGTCCGTTTATCCTATTCACTACTGGATTAATGACATctggtaactacaggcacaagacaaAACATCGTCCCTAAGATTGTGGTGACGCATTGTCGTTCaagggatagttaatatttcttgcaatgcCAATGTGCATAGGTGGCGGTTGATCATTTAGCATCAGGTCTACCTTGCTAGTTTGtctatctaaaataatttaaaaaaaaactaaatttatttggaGGTTATTTTCCGATAAAATTCACGTGTTTTAGTCAGATACAATCCTAGTAGATGATgctttgtttgtaaattataatcgatgtgtattttttattcaatttcagGCATTCTTAGAAGGAAATTGTACAACGTGT
This genomic stretch from Vanessa atalanta chromosome 5, ilVanAtal1.2, whole genome shotgun sequence harbors:
- the LOC125064092 gene encoding pancreatic lipase-related protein 2-like, translating into MLNKTSATLMLQTIMVLMEKQNSTGVTNFPSTFYEDAELERCYNPYGCFSKGYPWTEHRPDNYFPVSPESLGVRYAVFTRRNRKIPVLLQAKDTAKIRNANLDSRGPFYFISHGFLEGGHKHWIQNMADALLNLQGNNAATVVVVDWRRGSQPPYGQAVANIRLVGAMTAFLIHNIYDVLQLSDLDNFHFIGHSLGAHLGGYCGHTLQKKFSLKLGRITGLDPAAPYFSNTVTLVRLDRSDASYVDIIHSNAMPLYFSGFGISEPIGHVDFYPNGGSIQPGCKNDAPTYQDMDNDMYKQVVRYVSCNHERSYELFTESVAPSCPFMAIQCKSYEAFLEGNCTTCDHKHLCVPIGLHSQSSYKQLQNGGLVDSNNNIALYSLTGSVKPFCRVHYEVTLKVSNSTESRIHGPDVGRVSITLVDRNNNKSDHKFLNDEQKYYKPGDLDKKLIPFKDTGHPPLSVIVEWKYETNLLNPMTWRLLKSSSIYIEYIKFTSIEYNTIITVCPKLKKPVVTNLPTVMKTKYCVFGK